The following are from one region of the Vibrio rarus genome:
- the rsmB gene encoding 16S rRNA (cytosine(967)-C(5))-methyltransferase RsmB, whose translation MNVRAAAANVLFQVVDKGYSLSSALPNAQSQLKPRDHALLQEICYGCLRYLPRLETIVNELMEKPLKGKQRVFHHLLLVGIYQLSFMRTADHAAVAETVEACKSLKGPKLKGLINAVLRNYQRNQSQLDEASIKHDAGKYGHPSWLLKLLRESYPNDWQSIVEANNTKAPMWLRVNSKHHTRDEYLSLLQAEDIDADIHPQAPHALCLHRPCDVNKLPGFAEGWVSVQDAAAQLSLEYLKPKDGELILDCCAAPGGKTAHILENTTGSEVVAIDADPQRLERVYQNLDRLGLDAQVICADARDPEEWWSGEQFDRILLDAPCSAIGVIRRHPDIKWLRRANDLPALSQLQSEILDAMWQQLKKGGTLVYATCSISPVENREQVQAFLARTDDAELIDSDPSNPGRQILPGEHNMDGFYYAVLQKQS comes from the coding sequence ATGAATGTACGCGCTGCTGCGGCAAACGTGCTGTTTCAAGTTGTAGACAAAGGATATTCACTATCTAGCGCTCTGCCTAATGCTCAATCTCAATTAAAACCTCGTGATCACGCTCTCCTACAAGAGATCTGCTATGGCTGTCTTCGCTACTTGCCAAGACTAGAAACCATAGTTAATGAACTAATGGAAAAGCCCCTGAAAGGAAAACAGCGCGTTTTCCACCATTTATTATTAGTTGGTATTTACCAATTAAGCTTTATGCGCACCGCAGATCATGCTGCTGTGGCGGAAACAGTGGAAGCCTGTAAATCCTTAAAAGGGCCTAAATTAAAAGGCTTAATCAATGCGGTGTTGCGTAATTACCAGCGCAACCAGTCGCAACTTGATGAAGCCTCTATTAAGCACGATGCAGGCAAGTACGGACACCCAAGCTGGCTACTTAAACTACTGCGTGAGTCTTACCCTAATGATTGGCAGTCCATTGTTGAGGCCAATAACACTAAAGCGCCAATGTGGCTAAGAGTAAACAGCAAGCACCACACTCGTGACGAGTATCTAAGCCTATTGCAAGCAGAAGATATTGATGCCGACATACACCCACAAGCACCTCACGCTCTGTGTCTACACCGCCCGTGTGATGTGAATAAACTGCCCGGCTTCGCTGAGGGTTGGGTTTCTGTTCAAGATGCAGCCGCTCAATTGTCTTTAGAGTATCTAAAACCTAAAGATGGCGAGCTAATCCTAGATTGCTGTGCAGCGCCCGGCGGTAAAACGGCTCATATTCTAGAAAACACCACAGGCAGTGAAGTTGTCGCCATTGATGCAGACCCGCAACGCTTAGAACGTGTCTACCAAAACTTAGATCGCCTTGGTCTTGACGCTCAAGTTATTTGCGCCGATGCCCGCGATCCAGAAGAGTGGTGGAGTGGTGAGCAATTTGACCGAATTTTGCTTGATGCCCCTTGCTCTGCCATTGGCGTTATTCGTCGTCACCCTGATATCAAATGGTTACGACGCGCTAACGATTTGCCAGCCCTATCGCAATTGCAAAGTGAAATTTTAGACGCGATGTGGCAGCAATTGAAGAAAGGCGGAACCTTAGTTTACGCCACATGTTCTATCTCTCCGGTTGAAAATAGAGAGCAAGTACAGGCATTCTTAGCCCGCACAGACGATGCTGAACTCATCGATAGCGATCCAAGTAACCCTGGCAGACAAATATTGCCCGGTGAACACAATATGGACGGTTTCTATTATGCGGTTCTGCAAAAACAGAGCTAA
- the fmt gene encoding methionyl-tRNA formyltransferase encodes MSNALKIVFAGTPDFAADHLAALLSSEHEVIAVYSTPDKPAGRGKKLTASPVKNLAVEHNIPVFQPENFKSDEAKQQLVDLNADIMVVVAYGLLLPKAVLDTPRLGCINVHGSILPRWRGAAPIQRSIWAGDAETGVTIMQMDVGLDTGDMLHIATLPIQAEDTSAALYHKLAKLGPVALVDCLATIANGTAVAIKQDDDLSNYAKKLSKEEARLDWSKDAQALEREIRAFNPWPMSYFSVADKNIKVWKAHVNPEPCTQAAGTIVSADKSGIQIATGNGSLVLENIQVPGKKAMSVGDVLNSRADWFPIGTQLA; translated from the coding sequence TTGAGCAACGCATTAAAAATTGTTTTTGCAGGTACTCCAGATTTCGCCGCCGACCATTTGGCGGCGTTGTTATCTTCGGAGCATGAGGTTATCGCGGTTTATTCAACACCAGATAAGCCTGCTGGCCGTGGCAAAAAGCTAACCGCAAGTCCCGTGAAAAACTTGGCTGTTGAGCACAACATCCCTGTTTTTCAGCCAGAAAACTTCAAATCAGATGAAGCAAAACAACAGTTAGTTGATCTAAATGCTGACATCATGGTGGTGGTCGCTTATGGACTCTTACTCCCAAAAGCTGTGCTCGATACACCGCGCTTAGGTTGTATTAATGTGCATGGTTCCATTCTTCCTCGCTGGAGAGGCGCAGCCCCTATTCAGCGCTCAATCTGGGCGGGTGACGCGGAGACTGGGGTTACCATAATGCAAATGGATGTAGGTTTAGATACTGGCGATATGCTGCATATCGCAACCCTTCCAATACAAGCAGAAGATACCAGCGCGGCGCTATACCACAAGTTAGCCAAACTCGGACCTGTCGCTCTGGTTGATTGCCTTGCCACTATCGCCAATGGTACTGCTGTAGCCATCAAGCAAGATGATGATCTTTCTAACTATGCGAAAAAACTCAGTAAAGAAGAAGCGCGGTTAGATTGGAGTAAAGATGCCCAGGCATTAGAGCGCGAAATACGTGCTTTCAACCCTTGGCCAATGAGCTATTTTTCGGTTGCTGATAAGAATATTAAAGTATGGAAGGCTCACGTTAACCCTGAGCCTTGCACCCAAGCTGCGGGAACTATCGTAAGCGCTGATAAATCCGGCATTCAAATTGCGACAGGAAATGGCAGCTTAGTACTGGAAAACATTCAAGTTCCAGGGAAAAAAGCCATGTCCGTTGGTGACGTACTCAATTCTCGAGCAGATTGGTTCCCTATTGGAACTCAATTAGCATAA
- a CDS encoding DUF494 family protein → MMDILMYLFETYIHSESELNVNQDELEQELLRAGFHQNEIYKALNWLEDLAALQNEDASQNIATSSATSIRIYSSREQQRIDTRCRGFILFLEQIGVLNAELREMVIDRVMGLETLDLQLDDLKWIILMVLFNVPGNESAYTTMEELLYSTDHGILH, encoded by the coding sequence ATGATGGATATTCTTATGTATCTATTTGAGACGTATATTCATAGCGAGAGCGAGTTGAACGTCAATCAAGATGAATTGGAGCAAGAGCTTCTTCGGGCCGGCTTCCACCAGAACGAAATTTACAAAGCATTAAATTGGCTAGAAGACTTGGCCGCGTTACAAAATGAAGACGCGAGCCAAAACATTGCCACTAGTTCTGCAACTTCTATCCGTATTTATTCTTCTCGTGAGCAACAGAGAATTGATACCCGTTGTAGAGGGTTTATCTTGTTCTTGGAGCAGATCGGTGTATTAAATGCTGAGCTCAGAGAGATGGTCATTGATAGAGTGATGGGGCTAGAAACGTTAGACCTACAATTAGATGACCTGAAATGGATCATTCTAATGGTGCTGTTCAATGTACCGGGTAACGAAAGCGCCTACACCACAATGGAAGAATTACTTTATTCTACCGATCACGGCATTTTGCATTAA
- the def gene encoding peptide deformylase has translation MSLLQVLTFPDDRLRTVAKPVEEFTPELQTHIDDMIETMYVEEGIGLASTQVNVHKRIVVIDLSENRDDPLVLINPEITEKRGEDGIEEGCLSVPGARALVSRAAEVTVKALNRDGEEFTFEADDLLAICVQHELDHLAGKLFVDYLSPLKRKRIKDKLEKIKRYNEKNQ, from the coding sequence ATGTCTTTATTACAAGTATTAACCTTTCCTGATGATCGCCTTCGTACCGTCGCTAAGCCGGTAGAAGAATTTACGCCTGAACTACAAACTCACATCGATGACATGATTGAAACCATGTACGTAGAAGAGGGCATCGGCCTGGCCTCTACCCAAGTGAATGTTCATAAGCGTATCGTAGTGATCGATCTCTCTGAAAATCGCGATGACCCTTTGGTATTAATTAACCCTGAAATCACCGAAAAACGCGGTGAAGATGGCATCGAAGAAGGTTGCTTATCTGTTCCTGGAGCGCGCGCTTTAGTTTCTCGCGCTGCAGAAGTCACAGTGAAAGCCTTAAACCGCGATGGCGAAGAGTTTACCTTTGAAGCGGACGACCTATTAGCTATCTGTGTACAACACGAGTTAGACCATTTAGCCGGAAAGTTGTTTGTTGACTACCTTTCTCCGCTGAAGCGTAAACGCATCAAAGATAAATTAGAGAAGATCAAACGCTACAACGAGAAAAACCAATAA
- the trkA gene encoding Trk system potassium transporter TrkA, whose amino-acid sequence MKIIILGAGQVGGTLAENLVGENNDITIVDTDSRRLRELQDKYDLRVVNGAASHPDILREAGAQDADMLVAVTNADETNMAACQVAFTLFNTPNRIARIRSPEYLKEKDSLFKSGAIPVDHLIAPEELVTSYIERLIQYPGALQVVSFSEEKVSLVAVKAFYGGPLVGNAISALREHMPHIDTRVAAIFRQGRAIRPQGTTVIEADDEVFFVAASNDIRSVMSELQRLEKQYRKIMIVGGGNIGAGLAKRLERNYSVKLIERNLQRAETLSEELENTIVLCGDAADKELLYEENIEEMDVFIALTNEDETNIMSAMLAKSLNARKVMVLIQRGAYVDLVQGGDIDVAISPQQATISALLTHVRRADIVNVSSLRRGAAEAIEAIAHGDENTSKVVGRAVGDLKLPPGTTIGAIVRGEEVLIAHDRTVIEQDDHVVMFLVDKKYVPDVETLFQPSPFFL is encoded by the coding sequence ATGAAAATCATAATCTTGGGTGCCGGACAAGTCGGTGGCACCCTTGCTGAAAACCTAGTAGGCGAAAACAACGATATCACCATAGTGGATACCGATAGCCGTCGCCTGCGCGAGTTACAAGATAAATATGACCTTCGAGTGGTAAATGGCGCGGCCAGTCACCCTGATATTTTAAGAGAAGCAGGGGCGCAAGATGCCGACATGCTGGTAGCGGTAACCAACGCCGATGAAACCAACATGGCCGCATGCCAAGTGGCATTTACCTTATTCAACACCCCCAATCGAATTGCACGAATCCGCTCTCCTGAGTATTTAAAAGAAAAAGATTCGTTATTTAAATCAGGGGCGATTCCTGTTGATCACCTTATTGCACCAGAAGAATTAGTAACTAGCTACATTGAGCGTCTAATCCAATACCCTGGCGCACTGCAAGTGGTGAGTTTTTCTGAAGAAAAAGTCAGCCTCGTTGCTGTAAAAGCGTTTTATGGTGGTCCTCTAGTCGGGAATGCGATTTCAGCACTGCGTGAGCACATGCCACACATTGATACTCGCGTTGCGGCTATCTTCCGTCAAGGACGCGCCATTAGACCCCAAGGCACTACCGTTATTGAAGCCGATGACGAAGTGTTCTTTGTAGCGGCCAGTAATGATATTCGCTCAGTAATGAGTGAACTACAGCGTCTTGAAAAACAATACCGCAAAATCATGATTGTAGGTGGCGGTAATATCGGCGCGGGTCTGGCAAAACGTTTAGAACGTAATTACTCCGTCAAGCTCATCGAACGCAACCTACAACGGGCCGAAACACTCTCAGAGGAACTTGAAAACACCATAGTCCTGTGCGGTGATGCGGCCGATAAAGAATTGCTGTACGAAGAAAACATTGAAGAAATGGACGTGTTCATTGCATTAACCAATGAAGACGAAACCAACATAATGTCGGCCATGCTGGCAAAAAGCCTCAATGCACGCAAAGTAATGGTGTTAATCCAGCGCGGTGCGTATGTAGACCTAGTACAAGGTGGAGACATCGATGTTGCTATCTCTCCACAGCAAGCCACTATTTCTGCCCTATTAACACACGTTCGTAGAGCCGATATTGTGAATGTCTCCTCCTTGCGTCGTGGCGCAGCTGAAGCCATTGAAGCCATTGCTCACGGTGATGAAAACACCTCAAAAGTTGTCGGCCGAGCAGTGGGAGATCTCAAGCTGCCACCGGGGACAACTATTGGGGCGATTGTGCGCGGAGAAGAAGTTCTTATTGCTCATGATAGAACAGTGATAGAACAAGACGATCATGTCGTGATGTTTTTGGTAGATAAGAAATACGTGCCTGATGTTGAAACGTTATTTCAACCAAGCCCATTTTTCTTGTAG
- a CDS encoding TrkH family potassium uptake protein encodes MVNVRPILFVLGLVLSKLALFMYPPTILAIFNPGSGFVEFAKAVAITHIVSFICLSLGRSKQFKLNVRDVFLVTTLVWVVSTVFGALPFVFINHISFTDAYFETMSGITTTGSTVLSGLDNMSPSILLWRSLLQWLGGIGFIVMGVAILPMLNVGGMRLFQTESSDWSDKSSPRIKSVAKNIVVVYLGLTFACFVSYLATGMTPFEAVNHAFTTISTGGYSTSDGSMNHFSHQTQWFSTLFMFLGGLPFLLFVAAYRKESLSALTKDAQVIGFFKLFMVASLTIAAWLVYHDNYQAADALRVSMFNVVSVLTTTGFGLDDFTAWGTLTTVLFAFLLMMGACSGSTAGGIKVFRFQIALTLLKIQMMKLIHPSGVFVQRYNNRRVNDDIIRSIVAFTLTFFATILIVAAGLSALDLGAITSLSASITAVANVGPGMGPIIGPTGNFAPLPDTAKWLLSFGMLLGRLEILTVFVLFLPAFWKR; translated from the coding sequence ATGGTCAATGTACGTCCGATACTGTTTGTTCTAGGGTTAGTCTTATCCAAACTTGCCCTATTCATGTATCCACCCACTATCCTGGCAATATTCAACCCTGGCAGTGGTTTTGTAGAGTTTGCTAAAGCGGTAGCGATAACCCATATCGTCTCCTTTATTTGCTTATCTCTAGGACGTTCAAAGCAATTTAAGCTCAATGTTAGGGATGTGTTCCTCGTCACCACTCTAGTATGGGTGGTCAGTACCGTATTTGGTGCACTTCCTTTTGTCTTTATTAATCACATCAGCTTCACCGATGCCTATTTTGAAACAATGTCCGGCATTACCACTACAGGATCTACGGTACTGAGTGGCCTAGACAACATGTCGCCAAGTATATTGTTATGGCGCTCTCTGTTGCAGTGGTTAGGAGGGATTGGCTTCATCGTGATGGGCGTGGCCATTTTGCCAATGCTGAATGTCGGCGGAATGCGTTTATTCCAAACAGAATCTTCTGATTGGTCCGATAAAAGCTCTCCAAGAATCAAAAGCGTCGCCAAAAATATCGTGGTGGTCTATCTTGGTTTAACCTTTGCCTGTTTTGTGAGCTACCTAGCTACAGGTATGACTCCGTTTGAAGCCGTCAATCACGCCTTTACTACCATATCTACCGGCGGATATTCCACCTCTGACGGTTCGATGAATCACTTCTCTCATCAAACACAATGGTTCTCTACCCTATTTATGTTTTTAGGTGGCTTACCTTTTCTTCTTTTTGTGGCAGCGTACCGTAAAGAATCCCTTTCGGCACTGACCAAAGATGCGCAAGTAATTGGCTTTTTTAAGCTGTTCATGGTGGCCAGTTTAACCATAGCCGCATGGTTGGTTTATCACGATAACTACCAAGCAGCCGATGCTTTGCGTGTGTCGATGTTTAATGTGGTATCGGTTCTAACTACAACAGGATTTGGTCTAGATGACTTTACTGCATGGGGCACATTAACCACAGTGTTATTTGCCTTCCTGCTTATGATGGGTGCCTGTTCAGGCTCTACTGCAGGCGGCATTAAGGTATTCCGTTTTCAGATAGCCTTAACCTTGCTTAAAATACAAATGATGAAGCTGATCCACCCATCGGGTGTGTTTGTCCAACGCTACAATAACCGCCGCGTAAATGACGATATTATCCGCTCCATTGTGGCGTTCACTTTAACCTTTTTTGCCACCATACTCATCGTCGCCGCTGGCCTATCCGCACTCGATTTAGGTGCCATTACCAGCCTCTCAGCATCCATTACTGCTGTAGCCAATGTAGGGCCAGGCATGGGACCTATCATAGGTCCTACGGGTAACTTTGCTCCCCTTCCTGATACGGCTAAATGGCTACTCAGCTTTGGGATGCTGCTAGGACGCTTAGAGATACTAACCGTCTTTGTGCTGTTTTTACCGGCATTTTGGAAACGCTAG
- a CDS encoding DNA topoisomerase family protein: protein MNKINKQLFSSEGQSLEQTCPNCGHPLQMRHGKHGAFLGCSHYPQCDYIKPLHPASGQIIKPLGVPCPDCGDELVLRQGRYGMFIGCSGYPECHYIGSLDEPEDHSVESFECPECHKGHLIERKSRFGKSFYACDQYPKCQFSINNEPKQGTCKECGFGLLMEKKTAEKHSLLCASRKCQAKQ from the coding sequence ATGAATAAAATTAACAAACAGCTTTTTTCTTCAGAGGGGCAGTCGCTTGAGCAGACGTGTCCTAACTGCGGTCACCCGTTGCAAATGCGTCACGGTAAACATGGGGCTTTTTTAGGTTGTTCCCATTATCCGCAGTGTGACTACATTAAACCGTTACACCCAGCATCCGGCCAAATTATTAAGCCGTTAGGTGTTCCTTGCCCCGACTGTGGTGATGAGCTTGTGCTTAGGCAAGGTCGTTACGGTATGTTTATTGGTTGTTCGGGTTATCCAGAGTGCCACTATATTGGTAGTTTAGATGAGCCTGAAGATCATAGTGTGGAATCGTTTGAGTGTCCCGAATGCCATAAAGGGCATTTAATTGAGAGAAAATCGCGTTTTGGTAAGTCGTTTTATGCCTGCGACCAGTATCCGAAGTGTCAATTCTCAATTAATAACGAGCCTAAGCAAGGCACATGCAAAGAATGCGGATTTGGTTTGCTGATGGAAAAGAAAACAGCTGAAAAGCATAGCTTGCTGTGCGCCAGCAGGAAGTGCCAAGCAAAACAATAA
- the dprA gene encoding DNA-processing protein DprA — MKEQHITPWLILITTPRLSGVRLQKILEFMSPQDLIELPRKELLSLKFSDLQVKHLTATTNPNVDKCLEWGSKQGNHLLTSDAKHYPARLKEIPCYPPLLFVQGNPSVLSSRQIGIVGSRNSTQDGLHITRQFSTELTGMGMTITSGLALGIDGHAHQACLESKGQTVAVLGSGFDYLYPKQHQPLAQRIKKQGALVSEFPPFYPPKAYNFPRRNRIISGLSVAVLVIEAAERSGSLITARFALEQGRDVYVVPGSILNPNAAGCNGLIRDGAVLVRNGQDIMQEINGLINWSSTMQQEIPTGHLQVAKDAQEVDEEVSENLQLIDLLGERPLAVDFLSERTHLPVNQVMMQLLELELKGLAASVVGGYIRLRGS, encoded by the coding sequence ATGAAAGAACAGCATATAACCCCTTGGTTAATTTTGATTACCACCCCTAGGTTAAGTGGGGTTCGCTTGCAAAAAATCCTTGAGTTTATGTCGCCGCAAGACCTGATAGAACTGCCAAGAAAAGAGTTGTTATCCCTTAAGTTTAGCGATCTTCAAGTGAAACATTTAACCGCCACAACGAACCCTAACGTAGACAAGTGTCTTGAGTGGGGGAGTAAGCAGGGCAATCATTTACTGACCAGTGATGCTAAGCACTACCCTGCGCGATTAAAAGAGATCCCTTGTTATCCACCACTGCTTTTTGTGCAAGGGAACCCTTCGGTATTGAGTAGCCGTCAAATAGGTATTGTGGGGAGCAGGAATAGCACTCAAGACGGTTTGCATATTACGCGCCAGTTTTCCACAGAATTAACAGGGATGGGGATGACAATAACCAGTGGGCTTGCCCTAGGGATTGATGGGCACGCGCATCAAGCTTGCTTAGAAAGTAAAGGACAAACCGTGGCGGTGCTAGGCAGTGGTTTTGATTATTTATACCCGAAACAACACCAACCATTAGCACAGCGCATAAAAAAACAGGGGGCTCTAGTTTCTGAGTTTCCTCCCTTTTACCCTCCTAAAGCGTATAACTTTCCAAGACGAAATAGAATTATTAGTGGTTTGTCCGTTGCTGTGCTGGTCATTGAGGCGGCAGAGAGGAGTGGTTCGCTAATTACCGCTCGCTTTGCACTGGAACAGGGTCGAGATGTGTATGTGGTGCCTGGTTCCATATTAAACCCCAATGCGGCGGGGTGTAATGGGCTGATTCGTGATGGGGCGGTGCTGGTACGCAATGGGCAAGATATCATGCAGGAAATTAATGGCCTTATTAACTGGTCTTCTACAATGCAACAAGAGATCCCAACAGGTCACTTGCAAGTTGCAAAGGATGCCCAAGAAGTAGATGAAGAGGTGAGTGAGAATCTACAGTTAATCGATCTGCTTGGAGAGAGGCCATTAGCCGTTGATTTTTTGTCAGAAAGGACCCATTTACCAGTAAATCAGGTTATGATGCAGTTATTAGAACTGGAGCTAAAGGGATTAGCAGCTTCAGTGGTTGGTGGTTATATTAGATTGAGGGGGAGCTGA